One part of the Anopheles coustani chromosome 2, idAnoCousDA_361_x.2, whole genome shotgun sequence genome encodes these proteins:
- the LOC131262580 gene encoding OCIA domain-containing protein 1 → MQRNDQLQQHDETQRNALNFQFSPEEMRVLRECNRESFFQRSLPLGTLMGFGAWYAVKNNYLKASARFGPAPKVLVGVTLGYFIGKISYQGKCAEKILQLPNSRLAELMRQRRQGTTGMSDTFLPDQGFGASSMLTPFASTPALDRQPDEAPVSQGQLNMDFDIPHYSGLDDSGRPTIDSTGSLDEDLQLPLAPKASKSYDELRRQNREEYLKRQQQPYRPATILEDSPPIRRDAQDRRSTATEDQSVPSAPSIKNKYGDAWSQ, encoded by the exons ATGCAACGAAACGATCAATTGCAGCAGCACGACGAAACACAAAGAAATGCTTTA AATTTCCAATTTTCGCCCGAGGAGATGAGAGTCCTTCGGGAATGCAATCGTGAATCTTTTTTCCAACGATCACTCCCGCTCGGTACCTTAATGGGTTTTGGAGCATGGTATGCTGTTAAGAACAACTATTTGAAG GCAAGTGCTCGGTTTGGACCCGCCCCGAAGGTATTGGTTGGCGTAACGCTTGGCTATTTTATTGGTAAAATAAGTTACCAAGGGAAATGTGCTGAGAAAATACTGCAGCTGCCCAATTCCCGACTTGCCGAATTAATGCGTCAACGTCGTCAGGGTACGACCGGAATGTCGGATACATT CCTACCAGATCAAGGATTTGGTGCATCCAGCATGTTGACACCGTTTGCGTCCACCCCGGCACTGGACCGTCAGCCCGATGAAGCACCCGTTAGTCAAGGTCAACTCAATATGGATTTTGATATTCCGCACTACTCCGGACTGGATGACAGTGGACGACCCACCATTGATT CTACTGGATCCCTAGATGAAGATCTTCAGTTACCGCTCGCACCGAAGGCATCCAAAAGCTACGACGAGTTACGCCGGCAGAATCGCGAAGAATACTTAAAACGTCAGCAACAGCCCTATCGACCTGCAACCATTCTTGAAGATAGCCCTCCAATACGTCGAGACGCTCAAGATCGCAGGAGTACCGCCACCGAGGATCAGTCCGTTCCGAGTGCTCCTTCGATAAAGAACAAGTACGGGGACGCCTGGTCACAATAG
- the LOC131262575 gene encoding cytosolic non-specific dipeptidase translates to MANPELPAVLEKLFSHIDANKPRYIDALREAVAIKSVSAWPESRPEIFRMVDWVADRLKKLGAKVELADVGKQKLTDGRELDLPKVILGELGNDATKKTVCLYGHLDVQPAILEDGWATEPFVLTEKDGKLYGRGSSDDKGPVLGWLHAIEAFQAIGEPLPVNLKFVFEGMEESGSEGLDELLYARQKDFLSGVDFVCISDNYWLGTDKPCITYGLRGICYFEVEVGCAHKDLHSGVFGGTVYEAMNDLIYLLGTLADKEGRILIPKLYQEVAPLLANEQAIYDAIHFDVGSYRQELGARKLMHSEDKTKILMHRWRQPSLSIHGIEGAFYEPGQKTVIPKKVIGKFSIRIVPDQTPELTERYVAEYLNAKWAERGSPNHFEVRMAHGGKPWTEDPNHPHYQAARTATKHVYHVDPDMTREGGSIPVTLTLQQTTGKNVLLLPMGASDDGAHSQNEKLDVRNYIEGTKLLGAYLYEVSKISAN, encoded by the exons ATGGCAAACCCAGAGCTCCCGGCGGTGCTGGAGAAACTTTTCAG CCACATCGATGCAAATAAACCCCGTTACATCGATGCATTGCGCGAAGCGGTTGCGATCAAATCTGTGTCAGCGTGGCCGGAGTCTCGTCCGGAAATTTTCCGCATGGTAGACTGGGTGGCCGACCGGCTGAAGAAGCTTGGGGCCAAGGTTGAGCTGGCCGACGTCGGCAAGCAAAAGCTTACTGATGGCCGTGAACTCGATCTGCCGAAGGTTATCCTTGGTGAACTGGGTAAT GACGCCACGAAGAAAACCGTATGTCTGTACGGTCACCTGGATGTGCAGCCAGCGATTCTGGAGGATGGTTGGGCAACGGAACCGTTCGTGTTGACTGAGAAGGATGGCAAGCTGTACGGCCGCGGCTCTAGTGACGACAAAGGGCCTGTGCTGGGATGGCTTCACGCCATCGAAGCATTCCAGGCGATCGGAGAACCACTACCGGTAAACTTGAAGTTTGTGTTCGAGGGCATGGAAGAGTCCGGCAGCGAAGGCCTGGACGAGCTGCTGTACGCGCGTCAGAAAGACTTCCTGTCCGGCGTAGACTTCGTTTGCATCTCCGATAACTACTGGCTCGGTACGGATAAACCGTGCATCACGTATGGTCTGCGAGGCATCTGCTACTTCGAGGTCGAGGTGGGCTGTGCACACAAAGATCTACACAGCGGCGTTTTCGGCGGTACCGTTTATGAGGCGATGAACGATCTAATTTACCTGCTTGGTACCCTTGCTGATAAGGAGGGCCGTATTCTAATACCGAAACTCTATCAAGAGGTCGCACCGTTGCTTGCAAACGAGCAGGCCATCTATGACGCTATCCACTTCGACGTGGGTAGTTACCGGCAGGAGCTCGGTGCGCGCAAACTGATGCATAGCGAGGACAAAACGAAAATCCTTATGCATCGTTGGCGTCAACCGAGTCTATCGATTCATGGCATCGAAGGTGCATTTTATGAACCGGGACAAAAGACGGTCATTCCCAAGAAGGTGATTGGCAAGTTTTCAATTCGCATCGTGCCCGATCAAACTCCCGAGCTGACGGAACGGTACGTGGCAGAGTATCTGAATGCCAAGTGGGCCGAACGAGGCTCGCCGAATCACTTCGAGGTGCGCATGGCGCACGGCGGTAAACCATGGACGGAGGATCCGAATCACCCGCACTACCAAGCGGCCCGTACGGCTACCAAGCATGTCTACCATGTCGATCCGGATATGACCCGGGAGGGAGGATCGATTCCTGTCACTCTGACGCTGCAGCAGACGACGGGCAAAAACGTGTTGTTGCTGCCAATGGGTGCTTCTGACGACGGCGCCCATTCTCAGAACGAAAAGCTCGACGTACGCAACTACATTGAGGGG ACAAAACTACTCGGAGCATACTTGTACGAGGTGTCCAAGATTAGTGCCAACTGA
- the LOC131262590 gene encoding cytochrome c oxidase subunit 7C, mitochondrial-like has protein sequence MFARIANTTRSSVNNLVRYSHSHGGIPGENLPFSLTNRYKLTAMFIVFFGSGLGAPFFILRHQLLKK, from the exons ATGTTTGCCCGTATCGCCAATACCACTCGTTCCAGCGTGAACAATCTGGTCCGATACTCCCATTCGCATGGTGGTATTCCCGGAGAG AACCTGCCGTTCAGCCTGACCAACCGGTACAAGCTAACCGCCATGTTTATCGTGTTCTTCGGATCTGGTCTGGGAGCGCCGTTCTTCATCCTCAGACATCAGCTGTTGAAGAAGTAA
- the LOC131262581 gene encoding dnaJ homolog subfamily C member 5 homolog has translation MDKRKLSTSGDTLYQTLGLPKTATADEIKKTYRKLALKYHPDKNPNNPDASEKFKEVNRAHSILSDLTKRNIYDNYGSLGLYIAEQFGEENVNAYFVVTSPTCKALFMICGIITGCYCCCCCCCCCNFCFGKYKPVPPEHAGDYHHLHRDAAASSSNAGERSVVTDQPKPNEDLADLEDNGVGGGPVTSQPQAGQAQGAGMPVYAMPPPSSNPTNPFTGSAATESTGLNKGNQPIYTPGMK, from the exons ATGGATAAAAGGAAATTGTC AACATCCGGTGATACTCTGTATCAAACGTTGGGACTACCAAAAACAGCCACCGCAGATGAGATTAAGAAGACATACCGAAAGCTCGCGCTGAAGTATCATCCCGATAAGAATCCAAATAATCCAGATGCATCGGAAAAA ttcAAAGAAGTAAACCGTGCTCATTccattttgagtgatttaaCGAAGAGAAACATCTATGATAACTATGGATCCCTCGGATTGTACATTGCCGAACAGTTTGGCGAGGAGAATGTCAACGCTTACTTCGTTGTAACGTCGCCCACGTGCAAG GCTTTGTTTATGATCTGCGGTATTATCACTggttgctactgctgctgctgttgctgttgctgttgcaacTTCTGCTTCGGCAAATACAAACCTGTACCTCCGGAGCACGCTGGGGATTACCATCATTTACAC AGAGATGCTGCtgcaagcagcagcaacgcaGGGGAAAGATCGGTCGTCACAGATCAACCAAAGCCAAAT GAGGATTTGGCAGATCTGGAGGATAACGGCGTTGGCGGTGGTCCTGTGACTTCTCAGCCACAGGCCGGCCAGGCACAGGGTGCTGGTATGCCCGTCTATGCAATGCCTCCGCCTTCGTCAAATCCGACGAACCCATTCACCGGTTCGGCCGCCACGGAGAGCACAGGCTTGAACAAGGGAAATCAACCCATTTACACACCTG GTATGAAGTGA
- the LOC131265387 gene encoding angiotensin-converting enzyme-like, whose amino-acid sequence MGTPDTAARTWFERMNAELQSLNHQAAQYGWDLSIQKQSREEFTLEGLVQLAQRKATWLRETCEEGAVHRNYGWPYDRAYYLLCRGSRNTPEELSEMAQLFSFIQRIYTETSICIPVECGSESPSLTERVLWSNSFVRYPERTTSRLDLSPIEPLVREPNKQHNTMHFAEELTCFHGEPDLERIMTGEGLNRVCSGNLKHETIFRWAWESWRMAVGPPMREPYARLIDLMNMGCLRSANHGDAGECWREDLEVAELRLLVDRLWKDVKPFYQKLHSVVRHFLRKRYAPEEVSVDNDELLPAHLLGGMWSHSWTSYVHDIIPHSVDIDQQFASTNWSSLDLVRRAEDIYASMGLPRMTEAFWKNSIIGNASKDGTVKCHGSAANMFADDAGDLRMIVCPRSESAAQDFYVTVHEMGHIVYYMEASKQPTIFRDGTSAAFQEALGDSVYLAAVTPQHLVRLGILDSKHMAPEKTSVPSKPAPTDADRRAQSLNSFDYVFLLRMALAKIPTIPFEYLMDSYRWDLFDGSVNFNAHANDYFWFLLEREQGIRPPSSLRARKPLFDAGAVYHLSDNTPFVRYFLASFLSYQIYEGLCKGALFGTASTHSSNDIPMPLHRCDLYGSKKAGKLLRKALSRGASVHWTDVLDQLTGDVEISAKSLLRYYQPLDEFLDQFIEHHGLVVGWN is encoded by the exons ATGGGGACGCCTG ACACTGCAGCTAGGACATGGTTTGAACGTATGAATGCCGAGTTACAATCACTGAACCATCAAGCAGCGCAATATGGATGGGATTTGAG CATACAAAAACAATCCCGCGAGGAATTCACGCTTGAAGGCTTAGTGCAATTAGCTCAACGGAAAGCGACATGGTTGCGGGAGACGTGCGAGGAGGGTGCCGTGCATCGGAACTACGGATGGCCATACGATCGGGCGTACTATCTACTATGCCGTGGATCTCGGAATACTCCTGAGGAATTGAG TGAAATGGCGCAGCTTTTTTCGTTCATCCAACGCATCTACACCGAGACTTCGATCTGCATTCCGGTAGAATGTGGCTCTGAAAGTCCTTCATTGACAGAAAGAGTCCTTTGGAGCAACTCTTTCGTGCGTTACCCGGAACGTACCACATCACGGTTGGATCTCTCTCCGATTGAGCCGCTGGTCAGAgagccaaacaaacaacacaacaccatGCACTTTGCCGAAGAATTGACCTGTTTTCACGGTGAACCTGATCTTGAACGCATTATGACTGGGGAAGGATTGAATCGCGTGTGCTCAGGAAATTTGAAGCATGAAACCATCTTCCGTTGGGCCTGGGAATCATGGCGAATGGCCGTTGGGCCACCGATGCGAGAACCATACGctcgtttgattgatttgatgAACATGGGTTGCTTGCGGAGCGCTAACCATGGTGACGCGGGAGAATGTTGGCGGGAGGATCTTGAGGTTGCCGAACTGAGGCTACTAGTGGATCGACTGTGGAAAGACGTGAAGCCATTCTATCAAAAACTGCATTCAGTAGTGCGTCATTTCTTGCGAAAGAGATACGCCCCAGAAGAAGTCTCCGTGGATAACGACGAACTGCTTCCCGCTCATCTACTTGGTGGCATGTGGAGTCACAGCTGGACCAGTTACGTTCACGATATCATTCCACATTCGGTAGACATCGATCAACAATTTGCTAGCACCAATTGGTCTTCGCTGGATCTCGTACGACGAGCAGAAGACATCTACGCATCAATGGGACTTCCTCGGATGACGGAAGCCTTTTGGAAGAACAGCATAATCGGAAATGCCAGTAAAGATGGGACTGTGAAATGCCACGGCTCTGCCGCCAACATGTTTGCAGACGATGCTGGCGACCTCCGTATGATCGTATGTCCACGCTCAGAGTCCGCGGCACAGGATTTCTATGTCACTGTCCACGAAATGGGCCACATTGTGTACTACATGGAGGCCTCGAAACAACCTACTATCTTCCGTGACGGTACGTCTGCCGCATTCCAAGAAGCGCTCGGTGATAGTGTTTATCTGGCCGCGGTAACACCGCAACACCTGGTACGATTAGGAATCCTCGACTCTAAGCACATGGCTCCGGAGAAAACCTCTGTCCCCTCTAAACCTGCACCCACGGATGCCGATCGACGAGCACAATCTCTGAACTCGTTCGATTACGTCTTTCTGCTACGTATGGCATTAGCAAAGATCCCGACGATTCCCTTCGAGTACCTTATGGATAGCTATCGCTGGGATTTATTCGACGGATCAGTCAATTTTAATGCGCACGCCAACGATTACTTCTGGTTCCTCCTGGAGCGCGAACAAGGAATTCGTCCTCCTTCATCGTTACGCGCCCGCAAACCGCTCTTCGATGCGGGGGCAGTATATCATCTCTCCGACAACACGCCTTTCGTGCGTTACTTTTTGGCCAGTTTTCTGAGCTACCAGATCTATGAAGGCCTATGCAAGGGTGCTCTTTTTGGTACTGCTAGTACGCATTCATCGAACGACATTCCGATGCCCCTACATCGTTGTGATCTGTACGGTTCAAAGAAGGCTGGAAAGCTATTGCGAAAGGCGCTTTCCCGTGGAGCGTCCGTTCATTGGACCGACGTATTGGACCAGTTAACCGGTGATGTGGAAATATCAGCTAAAAGTTTGTTGCGCTACTATCAACCGCTGGATGAATTCTTGGACCAATTTATCGAACATCATGGACTAGTCGTTGGTTGGAATTGA
- the LOC131262570 gene encoding bromodomain-containing protein homolog, whose amino-acid sequence MGIDFEVNDYIKTLKKDGGPFKCPKCDKTYKSVIGLQYHLNNYDHDNPSPAVPTSVSTPIKQKGRKLKLGVTPKNQIASSPPKEGITYLESEHLVRLDCNGKTVKIPVLDELPVVSLEEYESKCKTAPDFEAYAVVPPEEPEVQLPEGKFKEIDDYTICDAPPRPNAYIRFIEKSSEELDGEVEYDVDEEDTTWLSIINERRAAQNVGPVPVDSLELLMDRLEKESFFQAAANGQNGAVVDDDAVCCICMDGECQNTNVILFCDMCNLAVHQDCYGVPYIPEGQWLCRRCLQSPSRPVDCVLCPNTGGAFKQTDTNQWAHVVCALWIPEVRFANTVFLEPIDSIETIPHARWRLTCYICKQKGIGACIQCNKNYCYAAFHVTCAQQAGLCMRMDTVKGTDSNPVVVQKMAYCDAHTPLNALQSTPGNSPDGGPPTDAREVTREKMKKARKLLALKRTSAPVILIPTIPQNRIEEISSLVNIPKKQQFIQRLIAYWTLKRQYRNGVPLLRRLQSQGQAQGTMPGGRDRSDGSLDAQELYQQLKYWQCLRQDLERARLLCELVRKREKIKLILIKTSEQCVMAQLNPIESVLHRILDQLEGKDDKEIFREPVDTEEVPDYMDIVKHPMDLGTMRQKLKRGMYVRIEDLEQDFGLMIRNCLAYNNKDTMFYRAGVKMRDAGAIVFRTVRKELERSGLFQQQPAHSVVQVATAGVGPSTVTSGRSITGTGEDNIAMDIESELTKITGESAAAEHIGKLQTLLAKAIGIRHALTRSKRIKQIRNEIARVKRALSKEPERALLNERRLSGDLVSSGPSSSSTLAGIPSNSGAGKSLSPKKLSYSLQSESSLPLSAVSIGQKHHQHITPEASPLKVLNNSPSPSGVNRRTAVLFTRKAQAALKRPEAPMNQESATSGATSGPSSVTPMSTTELLQKTAKKINRGRRIGKSGKGIESFLEASSSMLDGKPLERKSLEAIPDSFRVYRGQQDREISDSESNLSLTGSTCSSCSGFSGSGTESEFGTSGDDEQSFCDTDMSSNSEAEAEQFPEKPALEPLKLVWAKCRGYPWYPALIIDPTIPKGFVHNGVPLPAPPADVLALRSNYEEPVFLVLFFDVKRTWQWLPVGKLELLGVDKELDQSKLIESRKPTERKAVNKAYQEALHYHSQVSNADGPAGKL is encoded by the exons ATGGGGATCGACTTCGAGGTGAACGATTATATCAAAACGCTCAAGAAAGATGGAGGACCTTTTAAGTGCCCCAAGTGCGACAAGACGTACAAATCGGTGATCGGGTTGCAATATCATCTGAATAACTACGATCATGATAATCCATCTCCGGCAGTGCCGACCTCCGTGTCTACTCCAATCAAGCAGAAAGGTCGGAAGCTGAAGTTGGGCGTCACACCCAAGAACCAAATCGCTTCCAGCCCCCCCAAGGAAGGTATCACCTATTTGGAGTCGGAGCATCTCGTGCGCCTAGATTGCAATGGCAAAACGGTCAAAATCCCGGTTCTCGATGAGCTACCCGTGGTTTCGCTCGAGGAGTATGAAAGTAAATGCAAAACTGCGCCAGATTTCGAAGCGTATGCGGTGGTACCACCGGAAGAACCAGAAGTGCAGTTGCCCGAGGGAAAGTTTAAAGAGATCGATGACTACACGATCTGTGATGCACCGCCACGTCCGAACGCGTACATCCGTTTCATAGAGAAATCGAGTGAAGAATTGGATGGGGAGGTCGAGTACGATGTGGACGAGGAGGACACGACCTGGCTCAGTATTATCAACGAACGTCGAGCAGCGCAAAACGTAGGCCCAGTTCCGGTTGATTCACTGGAGCTGCTGATGGATCGTTTGGAGAAGGAATCTTTCTTCCAGGCTGCTGCAAATGGGCAGAACGGTGCTGTAGTCGATGACGACGCCGTGTGCTGCATCTGCATGGACGGAGAGTGCCAAAACACGAATGTGATTCTTTTCTGCGACATGTGCAACCTGGCCGTACATCAAGACTGCTACGGAGTACCGTACATCCCCGAGGGCCAGTGGCTTTGTCGGCGGTGCTTGCAGAGTCCTAGTCGGCCGGTCGATTGCGTGCTGTGTCCGAACACCGGCGGTGCCTTCAAACAAACCGACACCAACCAGTGGGCGCATGTCGTTTGTGCGCTGTGGATCCCGGAGGTTCGCTTTGCTAACACCGTCTTTCTGGAGCCAATCGATTCTATAGAAACGATACCTCATGCCCGATGGCGGCTGACATGTTACATCTGCAAGCAGAAAGGGATCGGTGCGTGTATTCAGTGCAACAAAAACTACTGCTACGCTGCGTTTCATGTGACTTGTGCCCAGCAGGCGGGTTTGTGTATGCGCATGGATACGGTAAAAGGTACGGATAGCAATCCGGTGGTGGTCCAGAAAATGGCGTACTGCGATGCGCATACGCCACTGAACGCGCTGCAAAGCACACCCGGCAACTCACCGGATGGCGGACCACCGACAGATGCACGCGAAGTCACTCGAGAGAAGATGAAAAAGGCTCGAAAGCTACTTGCACTGAAGCGTACCAGCGCTCCGGTGATTCTGATTCCAACGATACCGCAGAATCGCATCGAAGAAATCTCCTCGCTGGTGAACATCCCGAAAAAGCAACAATTCATTCAGCGACTGATCGCGTACTGGACGCTGAAACGACAGTATCGCAACGGGGTACCGTTGTTAAGAAGGTTGCAGTCGCAGGGCCAGGCGCAAGGTACAATGCCAGGTGGTCGAGATCGGTCCGATGGGTCGCTGGATGCACAAGAGCTGTACCAGCAGCTTAAGTACTGGCAGTGCCTTCGCCAAGATCTCGAGCGAGCACGGCTGTTGTGTGAATTAGTACGAAAGCGCGAAAAGATTAAGCTTATTCTAATCAAAACATCCGAGCAGTGCGTTATGGCACAGCTGAACCCGATCGAGAGCGTTTTACATCGAATACTGGACCAGCTAGAAGGCAAGGATGACAAGGAGATCTTCCGCGAGCCGGTTGACACGGAGGAGGTGCCCGATTACATGGATATCGTGAAGCATCCAATGGATTTAGGCACGATGCGCCAGAAGCTCAAACGCGGGATGTACGTGCGCATCGAGGATCTGGAACAGGACTTTGGTTTGATGATCCGTAACTGTTTAGCCTACAACAACAAAGACACAATGTTTTACCGAGCTGGTGTTAAGATGCGAGACGCCGGTGCGATTGTGTTCCGAACCGTACGAAAAGAGCTGGAACGGTCCGGTTTGTTCCAACAGCAGCCGGCACACTCCGTTGTGCAAGTGGCCACGGCAGGGGTTGGGCCATCAACTGTAACATCCGGCAGGTCGATCACTGGCACCGGGGAGGATAATATCGCCATGGACATTGAGAGCGAGCTAACCAAAATCACAGGTGAATCGGCAGCTGCGGAGCATATTGGTAAGCTCCAGACGTTGCTAGCGAAAGCGATTGGCATTCGTCACGCGCTGACCCGCTCCAAACGCATAAAACAGATTCGCAACGAGATTGCTAGGGTCAAACGTGCCCTGTCAAAAGAACCGGAACGAGCACTG TTGAACGAAAGAAGGCTTTCGGGTGATCTTGTATCATCAGGACCAAGCTCCTCTAGCACATTGGCTGGAATACCATCAAACTCGGGCGCCGGCAAATCACTTTCCCCGAAAAAGCTTAGTTATTCCTTGCAGTCAGAGTCATCGTTGCCTTTGAGCGCGGTATCAATCGGTCAGAAACATCACCAACACATCACCCCTGAGGCGAGTCCATTAAAAGTATTGAACAATAGTCCTTCTCCATCAGGTGTCAATCGGAG AACTGCTGTCCTGTTCACTCGGAAAGCTCAGGCCGCACTTAAGAGACCAGAAGCCCCGATGAACCAAGAAAGTGCAACCAGTGGGGCAACATCTGGGCCATCGTCGGTAACACCGATGTCGACGACCGAGTTGCTGCAGAAGACGGCAAAGAAAATCAACCGCGGTCGACGGATCGGTAAGAGTGGCAAGGGAATTGAATCTTTCCTGGAGGCTAGCTCGTCTATGTTGGATGGTAAACCATTAGAACGAAAGTCACTGGAAGCTATTCCCGACAGCTTTCGGGTATACCGAGGCCAGCAAGATCGGGAAATTAGTGATTCGGAGAGCAATCTTAGTCTCACAGGAAGTACCTGCAGTAGTTGTAGTGGATTCAGTGGTAGCGGTACTGAGTCTGAGTTCGG CACCAGTGGGGATGACGAGCAATCGTTCTGTGACACGGACATGTCCTCGAACAGTGAAGCGGAGGCTGAGCAGTTTCCAGAAAAACCGGCTCTGGAACCACTGAAACTGGTGTGGGCTAAATGCCGTGGTTACCCTTGGTATCCCGCACTTATCATCGATCCGACCATTCCGAAAGGGTTTGTCCACAACGGTGTCCCGTTGCCCGCCCCGCCGGCTGACGTGCTAGCATTACGCTCGAACTATGAGGAGCCGGTGTTTTTGGTCCTGTTCTTCGACGTCAAGCGCACATGGCAGTGGTTGCCAGTCGGCAAGCTTGAGCTACTCGGTGTGGATAAGGAGCTTGATCAAAGCAAGCTGATCGAATCACGGAAGCCTACTGAACGAAAGGCGGTAAACAAAGCATACCAGGAAGCGTTGCACTACCACAGTCAGGTGTCGAATGCGGATGGACCGGCgggaaaattatga